A portion of the Bacillus thuringiensis genome contains these proteins:
- a CDS encoding (S)-benzoin forming benzil reductase: protein MRYIIITGTSQGLGEAIAAQLLEESTTVISISRRENKELTKLAEQYNSNCIFHSLDLQDVHNLETNFKEIISSIKKDNVSSIHLINNAGTVAPMKPIEKAESEQFITNVHINLLAPMILISTFMKHTKDWKVDKRVINISSGAGKNPYFGWGAYCTTKAGVNMFTQCVATEEVEKEYPVKIVAFAPGVVDTNMQSQIRETNKEDFINLDRFIALKEEGKLLSPEYVAKAIRNLLETENFPQGEVIRIDE from the coding sequence ATGCGCTACATTATTATAACAGGAACTTCACAAGGTTTAGGTGAGGCAATCGCTGCGCAATTGTTAGAAGAAAGTACAACTGTCATCTCTATTTCTAGAAGAGAAAATAAAGAGCTTACTAAACTTGCAGAACAATATAACAGCAATTGCATTTTTCATTCCCTCGATCTTCAAGATGTACATAACTTAGAAACTAACTTTAAAGAAATTATTTCATCTATTAAAAAAGACAATGTATCCTCTATTCATTTAATTAATAATGCAGGTACAGTTGCACCTATGAAGCCGATTGAAAAAGCTGAAAGCGAACAATTCATTACGAACGTTCACATTAATTTACTTGCACCTATGATTCTTATATCTACATTTATGAAACATACGAAAGACTGGAAAGTAGATAAACGCGTTATTAACATTTCATCTGGTGCAGGAAAAAATCCTTACTTTGGCTGGGGCGCTTATTGTACAACGAAAGCTGGTGTAAATATGTTTACACAGTGCGTAGCAACTGAAGAAGTAGAAAAAGAATATCCAGTAAAAATCGTCGCTTTTGCACCTGGTGTTGTTGATACAAATATGCAATCACAAATTCGTGAAACAAATAAAGAAGACTTCATAAATTTGGATCGCTTCATTGCATTAAAAGAAGAAGGAAAACTATTATCACCTGAATATGTTGCGAAAGCAATTCGTAACTTACTAGAAACTGAGAATTTTCCGCAAGGTGAAGTAATTCGAATTGATGAATAA
- a CDS encoding GNAT family N-acetyltransferase — protein MIQLHVYEEIFHFKEDVTPFLEKNEQENNLILGVLQMVQEPIFMGIAKQGEDIAVVFLQTEEKKQIIVATSEISGVAIEELAKELTKVYPDIPGLIGNKKIVQKLAEEIATLEQKKTTVAMEQGVYELKQVKKKWNGDGIFREVSSEELPLIEQWIYQFCEDVKLPTTKEEAKQTAHTLITNRRLFGLEVDGKLVSVAAKTRPTTNNITVNFVYTPKEERTKGYASSCVAALSQRMLGEGYKTTTLYTDLANPTSNKIYQEIGYEKLMESVLMFLEK, from the coding sequence ATGATTCAATTACATGTATATGAAGAGATTTTTCATTTTAAAGAAGATGTTACACCATTTCTAGAAAAGAATGAGCAGGAAAATAATCTCATATTAGGTGTATTACAAATGGTTCAAGAACCGATATTTATGGGGATAGCGAAACAAGGAGAAGACATTGCGGTTGTATTTCTGCAAACAGAAGAGAAGAAACAAATCATTGTTGCAACTTCTGAAATTTCGGGAGTAGCTATTGAGGAACTTGCAAAAGAGTTAACGAAAGTATATCCAGATATTCCTGGATTGATCGGTAATAAGAAAATTGTACAGAAATTAGCGGAAGAGATTGCGACGTTAGAGCAGAAAAAAACTACTGTTGCAATGGAGCAAGGTGTATATGAATTAAAACAAGTAAAGAAAAAGTGGAACGGAGATGGAATCTTTCGAGAAGTAAGTAGTGAGGAGCTACCATTAATAGAACAGTGGATATATCAATTTTGCGAAGATGTGAAGCTTCCTACTACGAAAGAAGAAGCGAAACAAACCGCTCATACATTAATTACTAATCGTCGTCTTTTTGGTCTAGAAGTAGACGGGAAACTTGTTTCTGTAGCTGCAAAAACGAGACCAACTACAAATAATATAACAGTTAATTTCGTATATACGCCGAAAGAAGAACGGACAAAAGGGTACGCATCTAGTTGTGTCGCTGCACTTAGTCAACGTATGTTAGGCGAAGGTTACAAAACAACGACATTATATACTGACTTGGCAAATCCAACATCAAATAAAATTTATCAAGAGATTGGTTATGAGAAGTTGATGGAGTCTGTACTTATGTTTTTAGAGAAATAA
- the argH gene encoding argininosuccinate lyase, with the protein MKQSKEEFIKSEGADFPGKTYVDCVLQHVFDFQRNYLLKDMFQVHKAHITMLTEESLMKIEEAKVILNALRKVERIPKDKLVYTEQHEDLFFLIEHLISQEAKCDFVSNMHIGRSRNDMGVTMYRMSLRRYILRLMEHYLLLQESVLQLADDHKETIMPAYTHTQPAQPTTFGHYTLAIYDTMQRDLERMKKTYQLLNQSPMGAAALSTTSFPIKRERVAHLLGFTNVIENSYDAVAGADYLLEVSSLLMVMMTNTSRWIHDFLLLATKEYDGITVAKPYVQISSIMPQKRNPVSIEHARAITSSALGEAFTVFQMIHNTPFGDIVDTEDDLQPYLYKGIEKAIRFFCMMNAVILTMKVEEETLKSRSYKHAITITDFADVLTKNYEIPFRHAHHAASAIANMSLEQKKELHELHFKDVNMYLQEHFKINLLEKEWKEIISPEAFIQKRNVYGGPSKKEMKRMIKNRKESFRKEEDVFEKEKQRILQAENALNTLALNIIES; encoded by the coding sequence ATGAAACAGAGTAAGGAAGAGTTTATAAAGAGTGAAGGCGCTGATTTCCCTGGAAAAACATATGTGGATTGTGTATTACAACATGTATTTGATTTTCAACGAAATTACTTATTGAAAGATATGTTTCAAGTGCATAAAGCACATATTACGATGCTGACTGAAGAAAGTTTAATGAAAATAGAAGAAGCTAAAGTTATATTAAACGCACTTAGAAAAGTAGAGCGAATACCAAAAGATAAATTGGTATATACAGAGCAGCATGAAGACCTCTTTTTTTTAATCGAACATTTAATTTCTCAAGAAGCGAAATGCGATTTTGTAAGTAATATGCATATTGGTAGAAGTAGAAATGATATGGGTGTAACGATGTATCGCATGAGCTTAAGGCGGTATATATTACGATTAATGGAACATTATTTGCTATTGCAAGAAAGTGTACTGCAACTTGCTGATGATCATAAGGAAACGATCATGCCAGCTTATACACATACACAACCGGCACAGCCAACAACATTTGGTCATTATACTTTAGCAATTTATGATACGATGCAAAGAGATTTAGAACGAATGAAAAAAACGTACCAGCTTTTAAATCAGTCTCCAATGGGGGCGGCTGCACTCTCTACAACAAGTTTCCCGATTAAACGAGAACGAGTTGCTCATCTACTTGGATTTACAAATGTAATTGAGAACTCATATGATGCTGTTGCCGGAGCGGATTATTTATTAGAAGTTAGCTCGCTACTTATGGTAATGATGACGAATACGAGTAGATGGATTCATGACTTTTTGTTGTTAGCAACGAAAGAATATGACGGTATTACTGTTGCAAAGCCATATGTACAAATTAGTAGTATTATGCCGCAAAAACGAAATCCGGTTTCAATTGAACACGCTCGTGCAATTACGAGTAGTGCTTTAGGAGAAGCATTTACAGTATTTCAAATGATTCATAATACACCATTTGGTGATATTGTCGATACGGAAGATGACTTGCAGCCATATTTATATAAAGGGATTGAAAAGGCGATTCGTTTTTTTTGTATGATGAATGCAGTGATCCTAACGATGAAAGTAGAAGAAGAAACGTTAAAAAGTCGTTCCTATAAACATGCAATAACGATAACGGATTTCGCTGATGTTTTAACGAAAAATTATGAAATTCCATTTCGGCATGCTCATCATGCAGCAAGTGCTATTGCAAATATGTCATTGGAGCAGAAAAAAGAACTACATGAATTACACTTCAAAGATGTAAATATGTATTTGCAAGAACATTTTAAAATAAATTTATTAGAAAAAGAGTGGAAAGAAATTATATCGCCAGAAGCTTTTATTCAAAAAAGAAATGTATACGGTGGACCGAGTAAAAAAGAAATGAAGCGTATGATTAAAAATCGAAAAGAGTCCTTTCGAAAAGAAGAAGATGTATTTGAAAAGGAAAAACAGAGAATTTTACAAGCTGAAAATGCCTTGAATACATTAGCTTTGAATATTATTGAATCGTAA
- a CDS encoding serine hydrolase, with protein MKKTIVCAVIVGIFVLLISGNFLVKKVWSSNNDDAQYIASFIEEHKDEKNSALLVKRNDKVVYSVNPNVVLPVASTMKLIVALEYTKQVTEGKIDSSSFVSINDVNRYYVPNTDGGAQDRWQKYLEKTGKITEGAVSLEEVAKGMVKFSSNANAEYLMELLGLDNINRNLQSLSLPAHQPLFPIVSSLYIPGYLHKELHVPKYKIEKKLKEMSQEQYREYAMIIHERLKKKGPLLQKEIPLYLEERYDKIWSDRLPAASANDYMVLLQKANHKGGLTEAEEKVWANIVETDMSAKKYRKTFRHAGQKNGYTPWTVTKAVYAMDKRGNCTEIVFLANNLNEDDSAEIRKHLANLHFQVLQSDKYDATFIK; from the coding sequence TTGAAAAAAACTATAGTATGCGCAGTAATTGTGGGTATTTTTGTTTTGCTAATATCGGGTAACTTTTTAGTGAAAAAAGTGTGGAGTTCAAATAATGATGATGCACAGTATATTGCATCTTTTATTGAAGAACATAAAGATGAAAAAAATAGTGCGCTTCTAGTAAAGAGAAATGATAAAGTTGTTTATTCTGTAAACCCAAATGTTGTATTGCCAGTTGCTAGTACGATGAAATTAATTGTGGCGCTTGAATATACGAAACAAGTTACTGAAGGGAAAATTGATTCGTCTAGTTTCGTGTCGATTAATGATGTGAATCGCTATTATGTGCCAAATACAGATGGTGGTGCACAAGATAGATGGCAAAAGTATTTGGAGAAGACGGGCAAGATAACTGAAGGAGCGGTTTCTTTAGAAGAAGTGGCAAAAGGAATGGTTAAGTTTAGTTCGAATGCAAATGCTGAATACTTAATGGAATTGTTAGGATTAGATAACATTAATCGAAACTTACAAAGTTTATCACTTCCTGCACATCAACCACTATTTCCAATCGTTTCATCTTTGTATATCCCGGGATATTTGCATAAAGAATTACATGTTCCAAAATATAAAATAGAGAAAAAGTTAAAAGAAATGTCTCAAGAGCAATATCGTGAATATGCGATGATTATTCATGAACGCTTAAAGAAGAAGGGACCATTATTACAGAAGGAAATTCCGCTTTATTTAGAGGAACGTTACGACAAAATTTGGTCAGATAGATTACCAGCAGCTTCGGCAAATGATTATATGGTATTACTTCAAAAGGCAAACCATAAAGGTGGTTTGACAGAAGCTGAAGAAAAAGTGTGGGCAAATATCGTTGAAACAGACATGAGTGCCAAGAAATACCGTAAAACATTTAGACATGCTGGACAAAAGAATGGTTACACACCATGGACGGTTACAAAAGCGGTTTACGCTATGGATAAACGTGGAAACTGTACAGAAATTGTGTTTTTGGCGAACAATTTAAATGAAGACGATAGTGCAGAAATACGGAAACATTTAGCAAACTTACATTTCCAAGTGTTGCAAAGTGATAAGTATGATGCGACTTTTATTAAATAA
- a CDS encoding nucleoside hydrolase — protein sequence MKKVLFLGDPGIDDSLAIMYGLLHPDIDIVGVVTGYGNVTQEKATSNAAYLLQMAGREDIPVINGAKIPLSGDVTTYYPEIHGADGLGPIKPPKTFSPNIKPFCAFFDLLEKYKGELIIVDAGRSTTLATAFILEKPMMKYVKEYYIMGGAFLMPGNVTPVAEANFHGDPIASQLVMQNAKNVTLVPLNVTSEAIITPEMVKYITKHSKTSFNKLIEPIFTYYYKAYRKLNPKIKGSPVHDVVTMMVAANPSLLDYVYRRVDVDTAGIAKGESIADFRPQPDAKALKNWVRIGWSLHYKKFLEDFVKFMT from the coding sequence ATGAAAAAAGTGTTATTTTTAGGAGACCCAGGAATTGATGACTCTTTAGCGATTATGTATGGATTGTTGCATCCTGATATTGATATTGTTGGGGTAGTAACGGGATATGGAAATGTAACACAAGAAAAGGCGACAAGTAATGCCGCATATTTATTGCAAATGGCAGGACGGGAAGATATACCTGTTATTAATGGTGCGAAAATTCCTTTATCCGGAGATGTTACAACGTATTATCCAGAAATTCATGGGGCAGACGGTTTAGGACCAATTAAACCTCCAAAAACTTTTTCGCCAAATATAAAACCTTTTTGTGCATTTTTTGATCTTCTTGAAAAATATAAAGGAGAATTAATAATAGTCGATGCTGGTAGATCAACAACACTAGCGACAGCATTTATTTTAGAAAAGCCGATGATGAAGTATGTGAAAGAATATTATATAATGGGCGGTGCTTTCTTGATGCCTGGCAATGTAACACCAGTCGCAGAGGCGAATTTTCATGGTGATCCCATTGCGTCACAATTAGTCATGCAAAATGCCAAAAATGTGACATTAGTGCCACTTAACGTTACATCGGAAGCAATTATTACGCCGGAAATGGTAAAATATATTACGAAACACTCTAAAACGAGTTTTAATAAGTTAATCGAGCCGATATTTACGTATTATTATAAAGCTTATAGAAAGTTAAATCCGAAAATAAAAGGAAGTCCAGTACATGACGTCGTTACAATGATGGTTGCGGCAAATCCATCCCTTTTAGACTATGTATATCGTCGTGTCGATGTAGATACAGCTGGAATTGCAAAAGGAGAGAGTATTGCTGATTTTCGGCCTCAACCTGATGCAAAAGCATTAAAAAATTGGGTGCGAATTGGTTGGTCGTTGCATTATAAAAAGTTTCTTGAGGATTTTGTGAAATTTATGACGTAG
- the panF gene encoding sodium/pantothenate symporter has protein sequence MNWYVIIPMIISFIVVFLIGVYASRRVQATAHNKFLQEYFLGGRELGGLLLAMTMIATYGSASSFIGGPGIAYNMGLGWVLLSAIQVVTGYIVLTVIGKKFAIIARKMEAITLIDYLKGRYNNKAVVILSALCIIIFLFSATVAQWVGGGRLIESLTGLSYTTALFLFTFSVLVYVLIGGFRAVALSDTLLGIIMLVGTTIILIATVIAGGGIEKIMQELVQINPNLITPFGADGSLTKSYVTSFWILIGIGVVGLPQISVRAMSYKNSKAMHQALIIGTVVVGTIMIGMHLTGVFARVVLPGITVPDKVMPLLAMEVLPPWLAGVFLAAPMAAIMSTVNSLLLLVSSSIIKDIYVNYINKDAADSTIKKGSLWITGIVGLLVYAAAIKPPDFLIWLNLFSFGGLEAAFIWPIVLGLYWRKGNATGALASIFVGVGSYMCIHLFYPNPFGIHTVVFPICFAFIAYVIGSMSAVKKTV, from the coding sequence ATGAATTGGTATGTAATCATTCCAATGATAATTTCGTTTATCGTTGTATTTTTAATTGGTGTATATGCTTCAAGACGCGTGCAAGCAACTGCTCATAATAAATTTTTACAAGAATATTTTCTTGGTGGGCGTGAGCTAGGCGGTTTATTATTAGCGATGACAATGATTGCTACGTACGGTAGTGCAAGTAGCTTTATTGGTGGTCCCGGTATTGCTTACAATATGGGGCTTGGATGGGTACTGTTATCTGCGATTCAAGTTGTAACAGGGTATATCGTTTTAACGGTTATCGGTAAAAAGTTTGCAATTATCGCTAGGAAGATGGAAGCAATTACTCTTATCGATTATTTAAAAGGGAGATACAATAATAAAGCAGTTGTTATACTCTCTGCGTTATGTATTATTATCTTTTTATTTTCGGCGACAGTAGCCCAGTGGGTCGGCGGCGGACGATTAATCGAGTCACTAACGGGTCTATCGTATACAACAGCACTATTTTTATTTACTTTTTCTGTACTTGTGTACGTATTAATTGGTGGTTTTCGTGCAGTCGCGCTATCAGATACATTATTAGGAATCATTATGTTAGTTGGAACGACAATCATTTTAATTGCTACTGTCATTGCTGGTGGTGGAATTGAAAAGATTATGCAGGAACTTGTTCAAATTAATCCGAATTTAATTACACCATTCGGCGCAGATGGCAGTTTAACGAAATCATATGTTACATCATTTTGGATTTTAATTGGAATTGGTGTTGTAGGTTTACCGCAAATTAGCGTGCGTGCCATGTCTTATAAAAATTCAAAAGCTATGCACCAAGCTTTAATAATTGGAACAGTTGTCGTTGGTACAATTATGATCGGTATGCATTTAACAGGTGTATTTGCAAGAGTAGTACTTCCAGGTATAACGGTACCAGATAAAGTAATGCCGCTACTCGCGATGGAAGTGTTGCCACCTTGGTTAGCTGGAGTTTTCTTAGCTGCACCAATGGCGGCGATTATGTCTACAGTAAACTCTTTATTATTACTTGTAAGCTCGTCAATTATTAAAGATATATACGTAAATTACATAAATAAAGATGCAGCAGACAGTACGATAAAAAAAGGAAGTTTGTGGATTACTGGTATTGTAGGGCTACTCGTTTATGCAGCGGCGATTAAACCACCAGATTTTTTAATATGGCTAAATTTATTTTCTTTCGGTGGATTAGAAGCAGCATTCATTTGGCCAATCGTATTAGGGTTATATTGGAGAAAAGGAAATGCTACAGGAGCGCTTGCTTCCATTTTCGTTGGAGTAGGTTCATATATGTGTATTCATCTTTTCTATCCAAATCCGTTCGGTATACATACAGTTGTCTTCCCAATTTGTTTTGCGTTTATCGCTTATGTTATTGGAAGTATGAGTGCTGTAAAAAAAACAGTATAG
- a CDS encoding YhdT family protein: MKDYHDDPRFRIAHREALIGLGLAIINFIIWYGFAYGLGSKNPSEYTYVLGFPAWFFYSCIVGFIVMVILLSLVVRFVFQDISLDEEEKSEE; encoded by the coding sequence ATGAAAGATTATCATGATGATCCACGGTTTCGAATAGCTCATAGAGAAGCGTTAATTGGTCTTGGACTTGCTATTATTAATTTTATAATATGGTACGGATTCGCTTATGGGCTTGGTAGTAAAAATCCGAGTGAATATACATATGTATTAGGTTTTCCCGCATGGTTTTTTTATAGCTGTATCGTTGGATTTATCGTTATGGTTATTTTACTTAGTTTAGTTGTTCGTTTTGTATTTCAAGATATTTCACTCGATGAGGAAGAAAAAAGTGAGGAATAA
- the dhaS gene encoding aldehyde dehydrogenase DhaS: MSQLAVNLHEKVEKFLQGTKKLYVNGSFIESASGKTFKTPNPATGETLAVVSEAGREDIHKAVVAARMAFDEGPWSRMSTAERSRLMYKLADLMEEHKEELAQLETLDNGKPIRETMAADIPLAIEHMRYYAGWATKIVGQTIPVSGDYFNYTRHEAVGVVGQIIPWNFPLLMAMWKMGAALATGCTIVLKPAEQTPLSALYLAELIEEAGFPKGVINIVPGFGESAGQALVNHPLVDKIAFTGSTPVGKQIMRQASESLKRVTLELGGKSPNIILPDADLSRAIPGALSGVMFNQGQVCSAGSRLFVPKKMYDNVMADLVLYSKKLNQGVGLNPETTIGPLVSEEQQKRVMGYIEKGIEEGAEVLCGGSNPFDQGYFVSPTVFADVNDEMTIAKEEIFGPVISAIPFNDIDEVIERANKSQFGLAAGVWTENVKTAHYVASKVRAGTVWVNCYNVFDAASPFGGFKQSGLGREMGSYALNNYTEVKSVWLNLN; encoded by the coding sequence ATGAGTCAACTAGCTGTAAATCTTCATGAAAAGGTAGAAAAGTTTCTTCAAGGTACAAAAAAGTTATATGTGAATGGATCTTTCATTGAAAGCGCTTCCGGTAAAACATTTAAAACACCTAATCCAGCAACTGGTGAAACACTTGCCGTCGTTTCTGAAGCTGGTCGCGAAGATATTCATAAAGCTGTAGTCGCAGCTCGCATGGCTTTTGACGAAGGTCCTTGGTCTCGTATGAGCACTGCTGAGCGAAGCCGTCTCATGTACAAGTTAGCTGATTTAATGGAAGAACATAAAGAAGAGCTTGCACAGCTCGAAACATTAGATAACGGAAAGCCAATCCGTGAAACAATGGCAGCAGACATACCACTTGCAATTGAGCATATGCGCTATTACGCTGGCTGGGCTACGAAAATCGTTGGTCAAACAATTCCTGTTTCCGGTGATTACTTTAACTATACACGCCATGAAGCTGTTGGTGTCGTTGGTCAAATTATCCCTTGGAACTTCCCGCTTCTTATGGCAATGTGGAAAATGGGAGCAGCGCTTGCTACAGGATGTACAATCGTTTTAAAACCTGCAGAACAAACTCCACTATCTGCTCTATACTTAGCTGAATTAATTGAAGAAGCTGGATTCCCAAAAGGTGTTATTAATATCGTACCTGGATTCGGTGAATCAGCTGGACAAGCTCTCGTTAATCATCCACTCGTTGATAAGATTGCATTTACCGGTTCTACTCCTGTCGGTAAACAAATTATGCGACAAGCATCCGAATCATTAAAACGCGTTACACTTGAGTTAGGCGGTAAATCACCAAATATCATCTTGCCAGATGCTGATTTATCTCGCGCGATTCCTGGTGCACTTTCTGGTGTTATGTTTAACCAAGGACAAGTATGCTCTGCTGGATCACGCTTATTTGTTCCGAAGAAAATGTATGATAATGTCATGGCTGATCTCGTCCTCTATTCTAAAAAACTAAATCAAGGTGTCGGTCTTAACCCTGAAACAACAATTGGTCCTCTCGTTTCTGAAGAACAACAAAAACGTGTAATGGGCTACATTGAAAAAGGGATTGAAGAAGGCGCTGAAGTACTTTGCGGAGGAAGTAATCCATTCGATCAAGGCTACTTCGTTTCTCCTACAGTATTCGCTGACGTAAATGATGAAATGACGATCGCAAAAGAAGAGATTTTCGGTCCAGTTATTTCTGCAATACCGTTTAACGATATTGATGAAGTAATTGAACGTGCAAATAAATCACAATTCGGCTTAGCGGCTGGTGTGTGGACAGAAAATGTTAAAACAGCACACTATGTTGCAAGTAAAGTACGTGCAGGTACAGTATGGGTAAACTGTTATAACGTCTTTGATGCAGCATCTCCATTTGGAGGATTTAAACAATCTGGTCTTGGCCGTGAAATGGGATCTTACGCATTAAATAACTATACAGAAGTAAAGAGCGTTTGGCTTAACTTAAATTAA
- the fabG gene encoding 3-oxoacyl-ACP reductase FabG, translated as MEFLNGKTAVVTGAAQGIGKEIARVYAKLGAKVLISDVNEENLQKTTRELSDEGYEVCSYRCDVSNQNEAKSLIEYAVQKFGTLHILVNNAGITRDAMLHKMEKSAWEQVLQVNLTGVFYCMQPALLYMRQQGYGRIINISSISREGNIGQANYAATKAGVVGLTKTAAKEVGSFGITCNAICPGFMDTDMTKTIPDKVKEKMVGAIPVGRIGTPEDIANAAAFLASEYASYITGEVLNVSGGLQV; from the coding sequence ATGGAGTTTTTAAATGGGAAAACAGCTGTTGTAACAGGAGCTGCACAGGGAATTGGAAAAGAGATTGCAAGGGTTTATGCAAAACTAGGGGCGAAAGTATTAATTAGCGATGTAAATGAAGAGAATCTACAAAAAACGACACGTGAGTTATCAGATGAAGGATATGAAGTGTGCTCATATCGATGTGATGTGAGTAATCAAAATGAAGCAAAGTCGTTAATTGAATATGCGGTTCAAAAATTTGGTACATTACATATTTTGGTGAATAATGCTGGAATTACAAGAGACGCAATGTTACATAAAATGGAGAAGTCTGCTTGGGAACAAGTATTACAAGTGAACTTAACTGGAGTTTTTTATTGTATGCAACCAGCGCTTCTTTACATGAGACAACAAGGGTATGGACGCATTATTAATATATCTTCAATTAGTAGAGAAGGAAACATAGGTCAAGCAAATTATGCGGCTACAAAGGCAGGAGTTGTCGGTTTAACGAAAACAGCAGCGAAAGAAGTTGGAAGCTTCGGTATTACTTGTAATGCGATTTGTCCGGGGTTTATGGATACAGATATGACAAAAACGATACCAGATAAAGTGAAAGAAAAGATGGTTGGTGCTATTCCAGTTGGTAGAATTGGAACGCCAGAAGATATTGCGAACGCGGCAGCCTTTTTAGCATCAGAATACGCATCTTATATTACAGGTGAAGTATTAAATGTGAGCGGAGGACTGCAAGTTTAA
- a CDS encoding YfhD family protein, which yields MNKKNFKQSKATDGIDVEFSRELADHNDLEANARANAADARQKRQSTEK from the coding sequence ATGAACAAAAAGAATTTCAAACAAAGCAAAGCAACTGATGGCATTGACGTTGAGTTCTCTCGCGAACTCGCTGACCACAATGACTTAGAAGCAAACGCACGTGCAAATGCCGCTGATGCACGTCAAAAACGCCAATCAACCGAAAAATAA